One segment of Brassica napus cultivar Da-Ae chromosome C3, Da-Ae, whole genome shotgun sequence DNA contains the following:
- the LOC106388155 gene encoding probable methyltransferase PMT23 has protein sequence MAMISVQHVVVLLLTSFLIAITFFLFTSDNIRFPLPSLSSDYTPLPNSSNLGVSSDQTPQKMKMKLNASHDQEEEVVKWDLCKGAESVDYIPCLDNRDAIKQLKSRRHMEHRERHCPEPTPKCLVPLPDNYKPPVPWPKSRDMVWYNNVPHPKLVEYKKEQNWVKKEGEFLVFPGGGTQFKYGVTHYVEFIEKALPVIKWGKNIRVVLDVGCGVASFGGFLLDKDVITMSFAPKDEHEAQIQFALERGIPATLSVIGTQQLTFPANAFDLIHCARCRVHWDADGGKPLLELNRVLRPGGFFIWSATPVYRDNDRDSKIWTAMVSLTKSICWKVVAKMVDSSGIGLVIYQKPTSESCYKKRSTQEPPLCPKEEANASWYAPLRQCISKLPSGAVQKWPELWPKRLGSVKPQSVLVDSKTFKKDTEKWSEIVSDVYLERLAVNWSSVRNVMDMNAGFGGFAAALVNRPLWVMNVVPVDKPDTLSVVFDRGLIGVYHDWCESLNTYPRTYDLLHSSFYLGDVTQRCEIVQVVAEIDRVLRPGGYLVVQDTMETIKELESILGSLHWSTKIHQDRFLVGRKGFWRPIKPEL, from the exons ATGGCGATGATCTCCGTACAACACGTCGTCGTTTTACTCCTCACCTCTTTCCTCATCGCCAtcaccttcttcctcttcacctCCGATAACATCAGATTccctctcccttctctctcctCCGACTACACACCACTCCCCAATTCCTCAAACCTCGGCGTCTCTTCCGACCAAACTCCacagaagatgaagatgaagctcAACGCTTCCCACgaccaggaggaggaggtggtgaaGTGGGATCTCTGTAAAGGTGCTGAATCTGTCGACTACATTCCTTGTCTGGACAATCGCGACGCCATTAAGCAGCTCAAGTCGAGGAGGCATATGGAACATCGTGAGCGGCATTGCCCTGAACCAACACCTAAGTGTCTCGTGCCCTTGCCGGATAATTACAAGCCGCCGGTTCCGTGGCCTAAGAGCCGTGACATG GTATGGTATAACAATGTTCCTCACCCCAAGCTTGTTGAATACAAGAAGGAACAAAACTGGGTTAAAAAAGAGGGCGAGTTTCTAGTTTTTCCCGGAGGAGGTACTCAGTTCAAATACGGTGTTACTCACTACGTTGAGTTCATCGAAAAG GCGTTACCTGTTATCAAATGGGGCAAAAACATAAGGGTAGTATTAGATGTAGGCTGTGGCGTGGCTAGCTTTGGCGGGTTCTTACTAGACAAAGATGTCATTACAATGTCGTTTGCTCCTAAAGACGAACACGAAGCTCAGATTCAGTTTGCGTTAGAACGAGGGATACCTGCTACACTTTCTGTCATTGGAACACAACAGCTTACTTTCCCGGCCAATGCGTTTGATCTTATCCATTGTGCACGGTGCAGAGTCCATTGGGATGCTGATG GTGGGAAACCATTGTTGGAGCTGAACAGGGTACTCAGGCCAGGAGGTTTCTTCATATGGTCCGCAACACCGGTGTATCGAGACAATGACAGAGATAGCAAGATATGGACAG CAATGGTTTCTCTGACTAAATCCATTTGCTGGAAGGTCGTGGCAAAGATGGTTGACTCCTCAGGAATCGGACTCGTGATATATCAAAAGCCAACTTCAGAATCTTGCTATAAGAAACGCAGCACGCAAGAACCACCTCTTTGCCCTAAAGAGGAAGCTAATGCTTCTTG GTATGCTCCTCTCCGCCAATGCATCTCCAAGCTACCGAGTGGAGCTGTCCAGAAGTGGCCTGAGCTATGGCCTAAACGGCTTGGGAGTGTAAAGCCTCAAAGCGTGTTGGTTGACTCGAAAACATTCAAGAAAGATACAGAGAAGTGGTCAGAGATTGTCTCTGACGTCTATCTTGAACGTCTAGCTGTAAACTGGTCGAGTGTGAGGAATGTTATGGACATGAATGCTGGTTTTGGCGG GTTTGCTGCTGCACTTGTAAACCGACCTCTCTGGGTGATGAATGTTGTTCCTGTGGATAAACCTGACACTCTCTCAGTTGTTTTTGATCGAGGCTTGATCGGAGTTTACCACGATTGGTGCGAGTCCTTGAACACTTACCCTAGAACATACGACCTGCTACATTCCAGTTTTTACCTTGGAGATGTCACACAAAG GTGTGAAATTGTACAAGTGGTAGCTGAGATTGATAGGGTGTTGAGACCAGGTGGATACCTTGTGGTGCAAGACACCATGGAAACAATAAAGGAGCTTGAATCAATACTTGGTTCGCTTCATTGGTCAACCAAAATACACCAGGATCGGTTTTTGGTTGGTCGGAAGGGATTTTGGCGTCCCATTAAACCGGAGCTCTGA
- the LOC106386224 gene encoding exopolygalacturonase-like, translated as MTCIASAFKALCLSLLFVAAVASRPTNRPKVFNVQRYGAKANGKTDNTKAFTNIWKSACTRKGGNSKIYVPKGTFYLGGVEFVGPCANQIEFVIDGTLLAPSNPRDIKNDTWIQFRYINNLIISGAGTLDGQGKESWPLNDCHKNPNCPKLAMI; from the exons ATGACTTGCATTGCTTCTGCGTTTAAGGCTTTGTGTTTGTCTCTCTTGTTCGTCGCCGCCGTTGCAAGTCGTCCGACCAACAGGCCAAAGGTTTTTAACGTCCAACGCTATGGTGCCAAAGCTAACGGAAAAACTGATAACACCAAG GCGTTCACAAACATATGGAAAAGCGCATGCACAAGGAAAGGTGGTAATAGTAAAATCTACGTACCGAAAGGAACGTTTTATCTCGGTGGTGTAGAGTTCGTAGGGCCATGCGCGAATCAGATTGAATTTGTTATCGATGGAACTTTACTGGCTCCTTCAAACCCCAGGGACATTAAGAATGACACATGGATCCAATTCAGGTACATTAACAATCTTATTATCTCCGGTGCCGGTACACTCGACGGCCAAGGGAAAGAGTCTTGGCCACTAAATGACTGCCACAAAAACCCCAATTGTCCTAAGCTAGCTATG ATTTAA
- the LOC125584306 gene encoding exopolygalacturonase-like, giving the protein MGFAFVNNSRINGITSLNSKMGHFNFFSVHHFNITDVTVTAPGDSPNTDGLKFGFCSNINISRTHIGTGDDCIAILSGTTNMDISNVNCGPGHGISVGSLGKNKEEKDVNGLTVRDIVFNGTSDGIRIKTWESSASKILVSNFVYENIQMINVGNPINIDQKYCPHPPCENKVKSLCARYKLR; this is encoded by the coding sequence ATGGGATTTGCATTCGTGAACAACTCAAGAATCAATGGGATAACATCACTCAACAGCAAAATGGGACACTTCAACTTCTTCTCTGTCCATCACTTCAACATCACTGACGTCACTGTAACAGCTCCCGGCGACAGCCCAAACACCGATGGGCTAAAGTTTGGGTTCTGTAGCAACATTAACATCTCCAGGACACACATTGGTACAGGAGACGACTGTATCGCCATCCTTTCCGGAACCACCAACATGGATATCTCTAATGTCAACTGTGGTCCCGGACATGGGATCAGTGTCGGAAGCTTAGGgaagaacaaagaagagaaGGACGTTAATGGCTTAACCGTAAGAGACATAGTCTTTAACGGCACTAGCGACGGTATTCGGATCAAGACTTGGGAGTCTTCAGCTTCGAAGATCTTGGTTTCTAACTTTGTGTACGAGAATATTCAGATGATTAACGTTGGAAACCCTATCAACATCGACCAGAAGTATTGTCCTCACCCACCTTGTGAAAACAAGGTGAAATCTCTATGTGCAAGATACAAACTTAGATAA
- the LOC106388157 gene encoding abscisic acid receptor PYL6 yields the protein MPTSIQFRRYSTAVEAANATVSTYHRHHHHKQLQKVSLTRGMADVPDHVELSHTHVVGSSQCFSVVVQDVDAPSSAVWSILSRFEHPQAYKHFVRSCDVAVGDGREAGSVREVRVVSGLPATFSLERLEIMDEDHHIMSFSVVGGDHRLQNYRSVTTVHELADDNKKTRVVESYVVDVPAGNDKEETCSFADTIVRCNLQSLAKLAEKPSKFS from the coding sequence ATGCCAACGTCGATACAGTTTCGGAGATATTCCACCGCCGTAGAAGCAGCCAACGCCACCGTCAGCACCTATCATCGACACCACCACCACAAACAGCTTCAGAAAGTGAGCCTCACGCGTGGGATGGCTGATGTGCCGGATCACGTGGAGCTTTCCCATACGCACGTGGTGGGTTCGTCCCAGTGCTTCTCCGTCGTGGTGCAGGACGTGGACGCTCCGTCTTCCGCCGTGTGGTCGATACTTAGTCGCTTCGAACACCCTCAAGCGTACAAACACTTTGTTAGGAGCTGCGACGTAGCTGTCGGAGACGGTCGAGAGGCTGGCTCCGTGAGGGAGGTCCGAGTCGTCTCTGGTCTCCCCGCAACGTTCAGCTTAGAGCGACTTGAAATCATGGACGAGGATCACCACATCATGAGTTTCAGCGTCGTGGGTGGAGACCACAGGCTTCAGAACTACAGATCGGTGACGACGGTGCACGAGTTGGCGGACGATAATAAGAAGACACGTGTCGTTGAATCATACGTCGTTGACGTACCAGCGGGTAACGATAAGGAAGAGACTTGTAGCTTCGCCGATACCATCGTTCGTTGCAACTTGCAATCGTTGGCTAAACTCGCCGAGAAGCCATCTAAATTCTCGTGA
- the LOC125582933 gene encoding F-box/LRR-repeat protein At2g43260-like yields the protein MGFGRDIVNGNYKVVRMCFQRNYSYCEILEINIGVWRKLKRKPLFYVGERLKSAFVNGSIYWLVVDSYYQTQKILALDLHTEEFRSVKTPPRFCKSGQIANLEDRLVIAVAHTGNPDFKFGIWSMDAQEETWSITYSFPLSSSTRSSYVSRCSDWWHWCMPLAVSKRGNIYFYDNEKKLHKYCSDTGLVRGVTFGCIVAPFVENLLRFEVQLLLDRRLGHLDFGI from the coding sequence ATGGGATTCGGTAGGGACATAGTTAATGGGAACTATAAGGTAGTGAGGATGTGCTTCCAGCGTAACTATAGTTACTGCGAGATTCTTGAAATAAACATTGGGGTATGGAGGAAACTGAAGCGTAAGCCTCTTTTCTATGTGGGAGAGAGACTGAAGTCGGCGTTTGTGAATGGATCCATCTACTGGTTAGTAGTAGATAGTTATTACCAGACTCAGAAGATACTTGCTTTGGATCTACACACAGAAGAGTTTCGTAGCGTAAAGACACCACCTAGATTCTGCAAGTCAGGGCAGATAGCTAACCTTGAAGACCGTCTAGTCATAGCCGTAGCGCATACTGGGAATCCTGACTTTAAGTTTGGCATATGGAGCATGGATGCACAAGAAGAAACATGGAGCATAACTTACTCTTTTCCTCTATCCTCTTCCACCCGTAGCAGTTACGTATCTAGATGTAGTGACTGGTGGCATTGGTGCATGCCACTGGCGGTTTCCAAGCGAGGGAATATCTACTTTTACGATAATGAGAAGAAGTTGCATAAATACTGTTCGGATACAGGCTTAGTCCGTGGCGTAACTTTTGGCTGCATTGTAGCTCCTTTTGTCGAAAATTTACTCCGATTCGAGGTTCAGCTTCTTCTGGACAGGAGATTAGGACATTTGGATTTCGGAATCTAG
- the LOC106388158 gene encoding F-box/kelch-repeat protein At2g43270-like has translation MKELGLDLEEEVLLRLPLKSILKFKSVSKQWRSLLESRSFSERRRFTIQKNQKKMQFVSAGALLLNYPKGSLVDDDEEVEMIYLNCDFPNVLTPKEVEGPYIDSDFSRRPSLSCNGLVCMPVPGWIMNPSTGEFLRFPSGRDPKMTDIIGDVSSKSKI, from the coding sequence ATGAAAGAGCTAGGTTTGGATCTGGAGGAAGAAGTTCTTCTTCGACTGCCGCTGAAATCCATCCTCAAATTCAAAAGCGTCTCAAAACAGTGGAGATCATTACTTGAGTCGAGGAGCTTCTCGGAGAGGAGGCGTTTCACtatccaaaaaaatcaaaagaagatGCAATTCGTGTCCGCTGGCGCTTTGCTCTTAAACTATCCAAAAGGTTCCTTAGTGGACGACGACGAAGAGGTCGAGATGATCTATCTAAACTGTGATTTCCCCAACGTGCTAACGCCGAAGGAGGTTGAAGGGCCCTATATCGACAGTGATTTTTCCAGACGACCGTCGCTGTCCTGTAACGGTCTGGTTTGCATGCCCGTGCCAGGCTGGATCATGAATCCTTCCACCGGAGAGTTCCTCAGATTCCCTTCCGGCAGAGATCCAAAGATGACCGACATCATCGGCGATGTATCCAGTAAgtctaaaatttga